Proteins encoded in a region of the Candidatus Methylomirabilota bacterium genome:
- a CDS encoding DsrE family protein has protein sequence MAKILYVGTAGSDDPTRAGFPFNFALGAVEAGHQPEIFLAGEAAYLMKDAVAGEVHPVAMPSCTEMLKKVVEHRVPIYV, from the coding sequence ATGGCCAAGATCCTGTACGTCGGCACCGCGGGCTCCGACGACCCGACCCGCGCAGGGTTCCCGTTCAACTTCGCCCTCGGCGCGGTCGAGGCCGGCCACCAGCCCGAGATCTTCCTGGCCGGAGAAGCCGCCTACCTCATGAAGGACGCCGTCGCGGGGGAGGTGCACCCGGTCGCCATGCCGTCGTGCACCGAGATGCTGAAGAAGGTCGTCGAGCACCGGGTGCCGATCTACGTCTGA